A genomic segment from Ptychodera flava strain L36383 chromosome 8, AS_Pfla_20210202, whole genome shotgun sequence encodes:
- the LOC139139039 gene encoding alpha-crystallin B chain-like: protein MSEIPFSHPFFDDFDRNSRLFDEALGYQRSGLGLIPSSYTPSLYRGYYVSPSTNRRPSAGRLAQRRPSQYEDTADRFRVMLDVQHFSPEEINVKLVEDRIVVHAKHEEKEDEHGYITREFKRQYVLPRGTDVDNVKSYMSQDGILTLEAPKLSIEKPKERVIPIQMGDPPRKSRESMKSLKTRLNKQTSSRLDGKFS from the coding sequence ATGTCTGAGATTCCATTCAGCCACCCGTTCTTTGATGACTTCGACCGCAATTCCCGTTTGTTCGACGAAGCACTCGGCTACCAACGCAGTGGGCTCGGCCTGATCCCATCCTCCTACACGCCGAGTCTGTATCGAGGTTACTATGTCTCGCCGTCGACAAATCGGCGTCCAAGTGCAGGTCGGTTGGCGCAGCGGCGTCCGAGCCAATATGAAGACACGGCCGACAGGTTTCGAGTCATGCTGGACGTGCAGCACTTCAGCCCCGAAGAAATTAACGTCAAGCTGGTGGAAGACCGCATCGTGGTTCACGCCAAACACGAAGAGAAAGAAGACGAACACGGATACATAACGCGTGAATTCAAACGACAATACGTTCTACCGCGAGGCACGGATGTTGACAACGTCAAGTCCTACATGTCACAAGACGGCATTCTGACTCTGGAGGCGCCAAAATTGTCGATTGAGAAACCGAAGGAGCGAGTCATACCGATTCAAATGGGAGACCCGCCAAGAAAATCGAGGGAATCGATGAAGAGCCTAAAGACGAGACTCAATAAGCAAACTAGTTCAAGACTCGATGGAAAATTTAGCTGA